The Papaver somniferum cultivar HN1 chromosome 3, ASM357369v1, whole genome shotgun sequence genome includes a region encoding these proteins:
- the LOC113361361 gene encoding uncharacterized protein LOC113361361, with translation MGSPTAGSILRQLSGKEAWNSSSTSKRWNKKRMNNLKQMEGFNNGNGGMIIARKRVMVVVDQSSSSKHAMMWALTHVANKGDVLTLLHIIPPLNYHHSDEEDLNKTPDQRVISATSDGDSDYHYYSSPNYLANSLATLCKACKPEVEVEALVVQGPKIGTVMSQVKKLEVSVLVLAQKKPTASLISCFCGISSSEDFVEYCINNVDCLTLGVRKQSKGMGGYLISTRWQKNFWLLA, from the exons ATGGGAAGTCCAACAGCAGGATCAATTCTGAGACAACTCAGTGGGAAAGAAGCATGgaattcatcatcaacatcaaagAGATGGAATAAGAAGAGAATGAATAATTTGAAACAGATGGAAGGGTTTAACAATGGAAATGGTGGGATGATAATTGCTAGGAAAAGAGTAATGGTTGTTGTAGATCAATCATCAAGTTCAAAGCATGCTATGATGTGGGCACTAACACATGTTGCTAACAAAGGAGATGTGCTTACTTTGCTTCACATTATACCTCCTCTCAATTATCATCACAGTGATGAAGAGGATCTCAACAAAACTCCTGATCAAAGGGTCATCTCTGCTACTTCTGATGGTGATTCTGATTATCATTACTATTCTTCTCCTAATTACCTTGCTAATTCTCTTGCTACACTTTGCAAAGCTTGTAAGCCTGAG GTGGAAGTTGAGGCATTAGTGGTACAAGGACCAAAGATAGGTACAGTAATGAGCCAAGTTAAGAAGCTTGAAGTCTCTGTTCTGGTTTTGGCTCAGAAGAAGCCTACTGCTTCTCTCATTAGCTG TTTCTGTGGCATCAGCAGCAGTGAAGATTTTGTGGAGTATTGCATCAACAATGTAGATTGCTTGACTTTGGGTGTGAGGAAACAGAGCAAAGGAATGGGGGGATATCTCATCAGTACTAGATGGCAAAAGAATTTCTGGCTTTTGGCCTGA